One Epinephelus lanceolatus isolate andai-2023 chromosome 17, ASM4190304v1, whole genome shotgun sequence genomic window carries:
- the LOC117247814 gene encoding centrosomal protein of 55 kDa-like — translation MLWLEKQLNEANQARSQQHNEDHSDEKEQMRQMQKYYESLLQRAKDQLDVLRKELDMAQHNLIMTQSWCKERESEVDELKQQLQTENMNRESTQEDHHYSEDEEHWLTAVTEDLQYRLDEEERKSASSELQSTPFEKFLLDRHRADQERIADLERQIKISSQDLEDEKQDCLYLQKQMVRILKTLKPKDHVTKQSKRDRQDCTSCEEAYPPSLRSRDSLTSSTHSSSLNESFLECPGCWSQYPASHHRELMTHLEVCLD, via the exons ATGTTATGGCTGGAGAAGCAGCTGAACGAAGCAAATCAGGCCCGCTCACAGCAGCACAATGAGGACCATTCAGATG AGAAGGAGCAGATGAGGCAGATGCAGAAGTATTATGAAAGTCTGTTACAGAGGGCCAAAGACCAGCTGGATGTGCTCAGGAAGGAGCTCGACATGGCCCAGCATAACTTGATAATGACCCAAAGTTG GTGCAAGGAAAGGGAGAGTGAGGTGGATGAGCTCAAGCAacagctgcagactgaaaatATGAACAGAGAAAGTACACAGGAAGATCATCATTACTCTGAGGATGAAGAGCACTGGCTGACTGCTGTGACTGAAGACCTTCAGTACAGACTGGATGAGGAGGAGCGCAAGTCAGCTAGCTCTGAGCTGCAG TCCACTCCCTTTGAAAAGTTTCTGTTGGATCGTCACCGTGCTGACCAGGAAAGGATTGCAGACCTAGAGCGACAG atCAAGATTTCTTCGCAAGACCTTGAGGATGAGAAACAGGACTGTTTGTATTTACAGAAGCAAATGGTCAGGATTCTGAAGACGCTAAAACCTAAAGACCATGTGACGAAGCAGTCGAAG AGAGACCGGCAGGATTGCACCTCGTGTGAAGAGGCATACCCACCCTCCCTGCGCTCCAGAGATAGCCTTACATCCTCCACTCACAGCAGCTCGCTGAATGAAAGCTTCCTGGAGTGTCCCGGCTGCTGGTCCCAGTATCCTGCCAGTCACCATAGAGAACTGATGACCCACCTTGAAGTCTGTCTGGACTAA